CGCTCAACCAATCGGTCGGCGTCACGCCGAGCAAAGCCTCCACGGACTTACTCCGGTTGAGGTCTGCCTGAGTTCCGGTAAACGAGTTGATGCCACCGATGGAAAACGTAACGCTTTCACTCACTTGATAGGTGCCTCGTATCCCTGTCGTCGTGAAGGGTTCACCCAACCCAAATAACCAAGAGCGAGAAAAGTTGGGGTTCAATGGACTTTCGATGACTTCATACCCAATCAAAGTGTTCATTCGACCGATTCGAAGGTCGAGACCGTTTCCTATGGGTGCGACATACTGGGCGTAGGCTTCCTGAAAATCAACCTCATCGGCTCCGGTATTGCCGCCCGTAAATTTCGCATCTTCACCAAAATCCAACTTCACGCGAAACCCCGCACGCTCTTTCATCGAACCACCGGATTGACCTACTTTCTCGACCACCAATTGCGCCATGTTGGGTCGAAACGAATTCGCGTCACCATCAAAAATCCTCAGCGCATTAGCCTGAGAATTCGGGTTGTTAAAATTCTGGGTATACGAAGCGGATACATACCCGTAGAAGGATATCCCGAGCTTCTGCGCCAGCGAATTTTCGCCTGCCGTTTGCTCGATCTTTTCTAATCGTTCCAAAATGTCAGCAGAGGTATCATCAGCCAATCCTGGGCTGGTGCTTCCAATCACCATCAAGAACGCACTAAATGTGGCGAAGAAACACACCTTGTTCCTTAGCCCACCGATAAAGTGAAATATTCCGTCCATTACGTCTCCTTCAATCAAGGGTTTAATGAGCATGCTTGTCTTCTCTTGTGACAGAGTGCAGTGACAAGGCCGTTCGGCGCGGGCACAAGATAAAGCTTCATTACTCATTCGGCATACACGCTCATAAACACAACTGAATGTACTGACTTTAGTAGTCAGCAGGCACTGAATAAGCAAAAAAAAAGCCCTCAGCCCCTTCATTGGGGTGAGGACTCCATCGTCCCAACCTTATTCAGTTGTCTTTCGCGCACATCTTGAAGAGACAACGTTGTCTCTCAAGTTAGCTAAGTATGTAGCACTCTCCTCTCAACCTGTCAAGTCAAAGATTGTCATGGACAAAAATGTGAGCAACGTTTCATCACCGATAAAAAAGGACGCACAATGTACAGCAAAACGGCCTATTGGGAAAACATGATCTGAAAAGACTACAAACATTCATGCATGTCTATTATTTCGAAAATTTCTAGAATTAGAATGTTCAAGATAAAACCGACCAGTCAATCACCAGGCGTTCAGAACGCGTCTTCACATAAGACATAAGGACATAAGGACATAAGATCATAATGCGACTTTCCGGACAAACTAAACCTTGACACGATAGAACTTTCCTCAAATAATAGTCCACGCTCATGAACTCTCTCCCCCATCAAGACGATGATGCCACGCCTCAAGACCCTTGCCCATCACATGCACCCTCCATTCCTGAGGTACAGGAAGCACGGAACCAGGAAACGTGCCAGGGCGGCCGCACGCTCATTGTCGACGCCAAGGATGTCCGCTGTTACGCCAAACCCAGCGCTGCGCTGAAGGAGGCGGGGCCAGAGGATCAAGTCTTCGTCCGGACAGGGATTTATGAAGATCGAGTCTTTGTCGCCGATCGAAGGATTCGGCTCATTGGTGAAGACCGAGATCGAGTACAGATTTTCAGTCGCCGAAGCAGTCCGTTGTATTTGCAACGAGTCCCAGGCGGACGGATCGAGGGAATCACGTTTCGGTACGTGGGCAGTGATCAACACTCGGCCATGAACATCCTTGACTCGACCTGCACGATTACCAGGTGTCGCGCGACGGAAGGCATTCTTTCCGGGGTCGTCCTGTATGGACCAGCCTGTCGCCCAACCTTGTCGGAGAATGAAGTGTGCTATAACCGCGAATCAGGGATCTTTTCATTCGCCGGCGCTCATCCCTACATTAGTCACAATGCCTGTTTCGGCAATCATCACTTCGGACTCGCCGTGCGGGATGATGGCACGTCTCCGGACATCGTCCACAATACCTGTCGGGACAATATGCTAAGCGGCATCCTGCTTTTTCATTCGGCCAAAGCTCTTCTCCTGAACAACCATTGCCATCAGAATCAACATT
The genomic region above belongs to Nitrospirales bacterium and contains:
- a CDS encoding porin, with the translated sequence MDGIFHFIGGLRNKVCFFATFSAFLMVIGSTSPGLADDTSADILERLEKIEQTAGENSLAQKLGISFYGYVSASYTQNFNNPNSQANALRIFDGDANSFRPNMAQLVVEKVGQSGGSMKERAGFRVKLDFGEDAKFTGGNTGADEVDFQEAYAQYVAPIGNGLDLRIGRMNTLIGYEVIESPLNPNFSRSWLFGLGEPFTTTGIRGTYQVSESVTFSIGGINSFTGTQADLNRSKSVEALLGVTPTDWLSVSLFGFWGPEGALGTDNSDRVLGGAIIDIQATDQTEFVIEAYYANQANATPGTNARWNGVAGYVIHNFTDEWGIRIRGELFEDADGFLGCGGTVGSAGNANTCFDGIAPASQTLWEGTVTLQYKPVPSLLTRVEFRYDKSNRNTFQFGSRAANHQETLAAEVAYLF
- a CDS encoding right-handed parallel beta-helix repeat-containing protein; this translates as MNSLPHQDDDATPQDPCPSHAPSIPEVQEARNQETCQGGRTLIVDAKDVRCYAKPSAALKEAGPEDQVFVRTGIYEDRVFVADRRIRLIGEDRDRVQIFSRRSSPLYLQRVPGGRIEGITFRYVGSDQHSAMNILDSTCTITRCRATEGILSGVVLYGPACRPTLSENEVCYNRESGIFSFAGAHPYISHNACFGNHHFGLAVRDDGTSPDIVHNTCRDNMLSGILLFHSAKALLLNNHCHQNQHWGMVMTPDCQTSPEHDQLIQANRFNENPRGNLIVTHEPLAEIGR